CACCGGTCATCAAAGCTTCGCCATTCCCGATAGTCTCGACTTAAACAAATTTGGCGCGGTTACCATCTGGTCAAAAAAATACAAAGTCAATTTTACGACCGCGCCTTTACACAACGATTGATGCTGCCCGGTAAACCAACAAGGTTTATCGGATAGCGACAGACCAACGAGGTAAACAATGTTGAATACAAATGCAAAACTCACTCAGGGCGTTTCAGCAACCGAAAATTTTGAGCAGGAGGCGCTGCCGTATATGGGAGATTTATACCGGAGCGCGTACCGGATAGTTGGGGAGCGGGAAGAGGCGGAGGATTTGGTGCAGGAGACCTATATGCAGGCGTGGAA
This DNA window, taken from Acidobacteriota bacterium, encodes the following:
- a CDS encoding sigma factor, giving the protein MGDLYRSAYRIVGEREEAEDLVQETYMQAW